The genomic segment GCATGTTAAAACTATGTTTAAATTTGGGCCTTTCCTAATGTTCCTCTCTCGAGCTAGAACTGGTGCAGGAGCAGACATCGATGCAATAATATACTAAATGAAAGGAAATAAATATGCAGCTATGACAAAGTCTACAGAGACTCGGGAAATATGGTTCTGTAAACTTGTAaagatcttctttttttgaatGTAAGTAATAGTAGTCGGGATAAACTTCTCTAGAcagcttttttttttcaccgTTAGTCAGTTCGGAGTTCTCCAGgaaaattggtgaaatgtAGCGATAGAGACTTGAAAAGGATCTACGGTGATTCGTTGGCAGGTTCGTTCTGCTTTATATGTTTGGAGGATAGCGGATATGGGAATAGAACCTAACAGAGTTCTCATCGCTTTGATGAATAAGCATATAACTATGCTTAGCGTTACTGTGGGTCAAGAACCGCTTTCGTACAGGGTTACATTTTATGCAATAATGTGGAATATTTCTATCGTAATAAATAGAATATTCGCAACCCCAGTCTGCACCCTTTCCTATATTCATACCACTCTTCAAATATAAATATTCTGTGCATTCGGTTCTTATCAATTGTTCACGATAATTCTTAGAAGTTCATGGAGCGTTTATCATTAATGATTCCATTTCGATGGATGATAAACTGTGTCAAACATTATTTTGCCATTATCTGAGCAATGCTGTCAGTAAATACCTGATGGGATATTAGGGATCGATCGGAGCCTCTTTATATACCTGGATCAAAACCTAGCGTTTTGTATCTTATTTTGGAAGTTCGCCGAATATAAGCGAATGCCATATATTATGGAATGTTTAGTAATATCAACAATCTTGATAAGGGAAAAACAATGATCCAATTTATTGAGATAGCATGAGTTTCAGTTTCTTGAATATTCAAACAGAAAAAGTGTTTGAGGTTACCGAGGCTCTTCTATTGCCGACGGAATATTGTCATCCGCATTCTGTCAGTGTGTCTGTCAATGGGTCTTCGAATGGGTCAAATTAAATGTTCGAAATTTGATCCTCATAACTTGTATAATATTCGTAGCACTCGAATAGTTTTGACTTATTGGacctttttcttcaacgaAAATACAATCGCATAACCAAGTGTCAGTGTGACGCATCTTAGAAAatcaattttcaaaaaattaaaatacGTATAAGAAGTGTTTTATCCAGTCAGCGGCAAATTTGTCGTGTGATACAATTCACTAAGATAAAAGTGGATATCTCGAGCAAATACTTGGCGGCTAATAGTAATTCTTTGGAATATTTTTgtattttcttgaaaaaaaaaaattagtcacttttatttttcaacgAACGCATtagaagtgaaaaaaatttgaagtCCAACCGATATTGCAAGGTTGAACTCTTGGACAACATACAATTAACAAAAAAAGGTCAATTCAAGTATTCGTTCAAGATGGCTGAAGAGACTAAACCAGTTGAAACTAAACCAGCTGAAAATGCTGAACCAGTTATCCTAGGTGAAGATGGACAACCACTTTCAAAGAAAGCCTTGAAGAAGCTTCAAAAGGAACAAGAGaagcaaaagaagaaagatgaaagagctcaacaattgcaacaagaaaaagaagaaagagaacGTAAGGCAGCTTCTGAAGATACTGCCAGTGAACATTACGGTAAATTGCCATTGATTCAATCTCAAAGTAGAACCGGTGAACCTCGTATCAAATTTGACGAATTGGACGAATCGAAGGATGATGGACGTCATGTTTTATTCAGAGCCCGTGTTCACAACACTCGTCAACAAGGTGCTACTCTAGCATTTTTAACATTGAGACAACAAAGTGAATTGATTCAAGCATTAGTTAAGGCAAATCCAGATGGATCCGTCTCTAAGAACATGGTCAAATGGGCCGGTTCATTGAATCTGGAATCTATCGTCCTTGTTCGCGGTGTCGTTCATAAAGTTGCTGAGCCAATTAAATCTGCTACTGTTTCACATTTAGAAGTCCATGTTACTGATCTTCACATCATCTCCGAGACTCCATCCGaattgccaattcttttggaagatgCTTCTCGTTctgaagctgaagctgaagctgCCGGTTTACCAGTGGTTAACTTGGATACTCGTTTGGACAATCGTGTTATCGATTTGAGAACTTTAACTAACCAAGCTATCTTCCGTATCCAAGCCGGTGTCTGTGCACTTTTCCGTGAATTTTTGTCCAACCGTAAATTCACTGAAATTCATACACCAAAGTTGTTAGGTGCAGCCAGTGAAGGTGGTGCTAGTGTCTTTGAAGTTGGTTATTTCAAAAGTAAAGCATAC from the Zygosaccharomyces rouxii strain CBS732 chromosome B complete sequence genome contains:
- the DPS1 gene encoding aspartate--tRNA ligase DPS1 (highly similar to uniprot|P04802 Saccharomyces cerevisiae YLL018C DPS1 Cytoplasmic aspartyl-tRNA synthetase homodimeric enzyme that catalyzes the specific aspartylation of tRNA(Asp) class II aminoacyl tRNA synthetase binding to its own mRNA may confer autoregulation); amino-acid sequence: MAEETKPVETKPAENAEPVILGEDGQPLSKKALKKLQKEQEKQKKKDERAQQLQQEKEERERKAASEDTASEHYGKLPLIQSQSRTGEPRIKFDELDESKDDGRHVLFRARVHNTRQQGATLAFLTLRQQSELIQALVKANPDGSVSKNMVKWAGSLNLESIVLVRGVVHKVAEPIKSATVSHLEVHVTDLHIISETPSELPILLEDASRSEAEAEAAGLPVVNLDTRLDNRVIDLRTLTNQAIFRIQAGVCALFREFLSNRKFTEIHTPKLLGAASEGGASVFEVGYFKSKAYLAQSPQFHKQQLIIADFERVFEIGPVFRAENSNTHRHMTEFTGLDLEMAFEEHYHEVVDLLSDLFVFIFTELTKRYTKEIELVRKQYPVEEFRLPKDGKMVRLAYKEAVALLRADGKEIGDFEDLSTENERHLGKIVREKYDTDFYILDKFPLEVRPFYAMPDPEDPRYSNSYDFFVRGEEILSGAQRIHDYDLLLERMKAHGLSSEEVGLKDYCDAFKSGCAPHAGGGIGLERVVMFFLDLKNIRRASLFPRDPKRTRP